A segment of the Salminus brasiliensis chromosome 1, fSalBra1.hap2, whole genome shotgun sequence genome:
CTTCGCAAAACAATTCAGCCACTAAAAGCACTAAAGAGGTCTACAGGGAACCAAAAGCCATTTGGCAATGCCTCTCAATGTACCTGTTCTGCCACCATCTGAGCGATTTCCTCATAGGTCTTCCCAGCTGCTGTCAGAGCATCAGTTAGTGTGGCCTCTCCTGCAGGAAACCCCACAACCACACACTTACAATCAGGAACCACATACTAAAAACAAGCACAGCTATACCTCTAATTATGGTCGACCAAACATCAAACGTTTATCATAACATACATAACTTTCAGTGGGAATAACCAGACAGCGTCTTGTACCTTCATATCCACTGCTGTTGAACACGGATGACAGGTTCTGGAAGGCTTTGCCGATCCGCTGGTACTCCTTCGGGAGAGCTGTGAGATAAAATATGGTCACGCTTTTCTAACCAGATTGGAAATGATTTCTTTGAGtctgagaaaattacagaaGTACACATTTAACTAGGTTAAATGGCGTTCATTCTCAGTATTCATTAACTGCTCATTCAGTCCACATCAGTGTATCCTTAGCAAGACATGACGGTTAGTTTGAAGGCCTTGGAGAGGTCACTCACGGCCCGTGCAGCGTTTCCAGTGCTCATTTCCTACTGTTAACAGGTCTTTCACGCCATCATCCATTGCTTTGGTGAAACGACTGAACTGCTCACACTTCTGTTCCCTACAAACACAGAAAAATTTCACCTAAGCAATTTTTTACAACAGTCACCGCAACGCTCTTCCTGCAAGTCTCTATAAAACAACCACATTCgatttttacattatatatatatatatatatatattcaacagATTATTACTGAGcaatttttaaaacattataaagaTTGAGTAGTCAATCTTTCCTCACACTTCAAGAAGGTCCAGATCAGGCAGACCCTCCGGTTCGATCGTGGAGAAGATCATTACCCCGATCGTTTCATCcttctctgcttttctcttccccattttccagtcctgcaaatcacataaaaaaacatgagtgtgtatcaacaaaaacaaataaaaaagaaactcaaaaggAAGAAGCATCAGCCATTTATTCTCTATACCTTCTCATCCTTGTAGGTAAGGAAGAGCTGGAAGACTTCACTGTTGGAGACGACAGGGTGCCGACACATTCTTGTCATCCAGGCCTGGAGCCTCTCCATCCGCATCTTAATGAACTCCTCTTCAAAGCGCCCTAATGCAAAAACAGTAATTGtatttgagcaggaaaagcatcAAGCACATGACTAGAAATACCTCTAGGACTACCACTTGCTCCGGATGTCATTTTTAGGGAGTACTGTTGTGAAATTTCTTTGGGATCATTCTGATCTTTGGGAATTTGAGATTGattacattttattcaaaaaGTTGTTTAGGTTGCATAGCTTGTAAAGTCTTGTGTTTAAGCTTCTTAAACACGCTATTTGTAAATTTTTTATGTAAACAGCCCAAGCCTGTTACTGAAATATCCTTACCAGTCACCTGCTTGTCAGGTAAGCAGGGGATTGGAATAGCGGAACCAAATTTATCCAAAAGTCTCTCATACAGCCAGTCAAAGTGCTTGTATCTATGGTTGACTGGTTTGTTGGTGGTCTGCAAAAAATAACAACATAAAGTTTAGCAATTAGGCAGATTTGTTGCATTTAATCTTTTGTGTGTATAGGCTGCTATACTTACATTGGGTGTGACTTGATACTCAATGTAGCTCTTGAGGCCATACATTTTGGAGCCCTTTTTGGGGTCTGCTACAACGCAGTCCAGCTGGGTCTCAGGATATTCCCACACTGGCCCAACCTCCCCTGTCTAAAGATGAAAAACACACAATAGGTATACACAGTGTACATTACTGTCATTCCAACATTCCTAACAGATGCATATAAAGCAAGAAATTAAGTTACAAAATCCAGAAGATTTGTACATATGCTAGCATTACTGAATAGACAGATATTACTGattataattagtaattagttatttgcattattttggCAGTGCACTGAAAGTACACCTAGCTTTTCCACTGAACAAAGATGAATGAAACCTTTCAAATGTATTTagatatatttttgtttctaattctggagcatttctacagtctcattcatcatgaaatattgaCAATATGTAAAGAATAATTGGCagatttaataattttttttaaatatgcatcATCATAATCATGCAAATCATCCAAGTTCAATcatgcaattattattattattattaacttccACATGCCAACACTTAAAGTAAAGTGGACAAGTCTCTTACATAGACACATAATTTGTTTCCTTTGGCAGTCTGTTTGGATAGGAGGTACAGCTCCGGGCCTGATTTGGAGAAGCCAGGGAATCTGCAAACAGAACATGAAGGTAAGGTAGAAAAGACTGTGAATGTTGATCATCTCCAGCTGCTTGAAAGCTCATAACTGATCGGACCTAATCCAAACTCCATGATCAGAGCAAGAATCATAGGTTAAAATGGCTGCCTTACTTGTTGAGGGCGATTTTCATGGAGGACCCATGTACTCCTCCTCTGTTGATTGCCCCTCCCTCCCCAGTGTCTCCTTCAGCATAGCCACCTGACGACTTCCTGTCATCCCACTCGTCATCCCATTCATCATCTTCAGCACCTTACGCAaacacatcatacacacacactcattagaTGCAGAATATACACCAATTAGacctttattacacacacacacacaactatatACAAACCTGGCTTTTATTAAACAGGGCCTATGttagtgaagaacactgaagatAAATCACAAACAGAGCCTTTTCTTTGCATATTATGATACAAAAGCCCAGTAACACGCAAgttttgaactttgagagcttAATTTGCATGCTCAGTGGTGCTTTgctcattattttattaattattgaatcTTCAGTCAACGCTAATCTACAAATATCATATCACTTAAAAACACAACACGACTGCAACCGTTAAACGTCATTTACTCAAAGAGTCTAGAAAACCACATGCTTGTGAGTTTGTACAAGAGATCAATCCATGCAACATGTTATGTACACTCCAGGAGGAACGGTATACCTGTATAATCGATTAAGTATGGATATGGATAAATGTCTttaagaagagagaagagaagttACTTATTATTTAACAGAACTCCACAGGATTGTCTATGTACACCAAATTTAATATTCAACCCACAATGGGCGAAAAGATGGACACTGTGGATTTTgcacaactacacaacacagTCTGGAtacagaagcaaaaaaaaaactgcctagAACTGTGTTTCCACACAACAAATTGAAACGCAAAGTGTAAATTCTTACTTTCTGATTTGTTACTTTCACGATTGCTTGTTTAAGGAATACCACTGAGGGTTTTTTAATACAGCAGTGAAAACCACTCCAATTTACATCAGTATGtttgatataaaaaaataatttatttcagCATAAATTAAACTGTATTCAGCTCAGTGTGTATTGCCTTGCATCCCTAACATATAAACATAAgcattaataatattaacaccCTCACAAGCCTGAACAGTATGTATCTGTtcaaacagcagaaaagggCAGTTGTTTAAAGTTGACATCATTCCGCAAATGAGCGTTTCCCTACTCACGAATGACACATTATAAAACCACATGTAATAATTAAGGACAAAATCGTACACACATGACGTTATTCAACAAAGATACTAAACCTTTTACGTTATTCTGTCACAGGTGCACATCATTTTTCTGACACTATGAAAATACCTTTTTTTACCTTAATCCTGAATATTATTACTAAATTGAACACAGAATATCGGCCAGGGCAGAGTTTGATAGAATCTTTGACACAGAATGGATACAGTATACTTTATATGCAAAGGTTTTAGGAAGATATGATAATTAGAATAAAAAAGCatcttattttatatacatacaatTCATTTAAAAATTAGGAGGAATCTTGACAGGATATCaactacttttttttaaatgagaaattctttcttctttctttttcctgccttttatgtttacctgcatctgttctaatatTATGTGGCATTTTGGAGGCAACAACTTTCTTATTGCTGAgataattttttaaaattaataatgtgcttaggtaCCTAAAAGCTTTGCACAGTACTATGCAGTTATGACTTGGCTTGACTAGGATTTGGCTGAATATAAAATTACGTTATTTgaatgagatatatatatatatatatatatatatatatatatattctattcttAAATATTCTATAATATTTTTTGCAGTTCTAAAGCAACAGTGTGATGAAAACAACTGTAGTGTAGAGTTTAAACATATCATGGCTGATCAACTTTTTTTTGAAAAATTGTACAAATTGATCTAAGCAAATGACTGCTTCAACTGTTCTCCTGTCATTTTGCTTACACGTGATTGAACTCAAGAACTGCAGAGGAAAGAGCATGGATAGTTACCTGGGCCCTGGTAGGCCTGAGGGTGGCCATATGAGGAGGAACCCCATGCATTATTGCTGTTCTTGCCAGTCTCTGTGCCCTCTGGCTGTGCCGCCCAGTTGTTGGAGAAGCCTCCGGAGGCATTAGAGTCGAACACTGCCCAAGGGTCGTTACCATTACTTGTCTGTCAGAAAGAGCGGCAAATGTTGAGGGACCAGCAGTGGGAAAATCAGAAAGTTCTTCCAACTGTTACTCAACCAACAAACAGGAATTCACCAGTCAAAGACaagttttttttacaataatctAAGTTACAGTTTTCCCCTCTTAGCCTAACTGTAACTAAAGCTTGTATTTTTAGTTCTGCATGGAAGCCACAAGGAGAAcaagctaacaagtaatgcaaATTTTTAACACCCACTAGGACTGTGCAAACTGCaagtcacacacttgcctcaaaccaatcagttgtaaaGCAGATTTGCTTACGTGGTTTATGACACAGTATGACTCATTTTCTTCACTCAATTTTCCCAACAATCATTACCAATTCCAACCCACCAGTTACGATGACCCATCACATAATGCTACCAGAGCTGGGAGGGTGACAGCtagcacatgcttctttcaaGACACTTGAAACCATCCAACTGTCTCTTTCCTGATGCAAACAAAACTTGGTAGGACAGCTCagcacgcttggaggagaatgctagTTGTCAGCcaaaagacccccccccccggcCTTAGCCAACATCACACGTAGTGATGCTgaattacttgttagctacattagcctcgtagcttgtAGCAGTGCAAATCTGACATGtcttaaaaacataaaacatgtctTATACATGTTGATCAACTACATTTGAAAATGTGGAAattctgcaaatgtgtttttgCCTGATGTGTGAGTTCAGACCATGGTTGCAAATGCTGAATAATTACACTGAATCAGAGCAGTTTCATGCCAAATTAAGTGAAACCGTTATGAGCATGAGTTATCCCAAAAAGACCTGTAGTTTTAATTTTCCAATAATCTCAAACATCTGTCCTTGTGTGTTCTTTGGGTAGCAGCTAGCAGCATCACTAAGTGCATCTGGGGGCAGGGattacacacagcctttcacTGAAACGCACTGAAAGAGGTTGATAGAAAATAGAGCTGAAGCGAGATTCTCCAAATGGGCAGAATTGACGTTTGCAACATTGCCTTCAGTTCAGTAAGTGATTGCTGAGCTTCCTGTGAGGCATTCAGAAGACGTCCCACTTACATCAATATgtgactttaaaaaaaaaaaaaaaggtcgaATAGAATCCACTTCAACATATAAAAGAGAAATGACCTCAATGGCACTTTAATTAGAGCAAGGCTAATTCCTTCCATTATCTAGATTGTGAATGGATACACACTTCCTCTAGTCTATGTATTAGTGTGAGTGATGACCTACTGCTATGGGCTGGAAACCTCAGTGGATTTTGGCCCCGACAGCACAATGGGTAAAGTCCAGTTTCAACACAATGCAAGTTAAAGGTAAATACAAATGGCATGCAAAATACAAGAGTAGCTTGCTTGCTTTTTCTGTGCTTCTTGTTAAACTACATGCCATGCACTGGGAACAGATCTTGACCATGCTGgtacagaatgtgtgtgtgtgtgtgtgtgtgtgtgtgtgtgtgtgtgtgtgtgtgtgtgtgtgtgtgtgtgtactggaaTTGTGGGCTGAAGCTGATATTAAATATTTGGCATTTACAGACGTAACAAAACTGATACAGTGGGATACATCTAACTGGATCAGCACCACTGAGAAGTCAGTTGGGTGATGGTTGCAGGTTATTTTAGCATAGCAGGTCACACTTTAAATTCAAAACAAAAATCATAAGTCATTATTGCAATAAATCAGAACAAGCTGGTCTAAATCATATCAACATACAATAACTGGCCATAGttcattatttcatacaaaaaaAGATGAGCAAGAGATTGGTGTGAACAGTGATAGTATCACATTACATAAACATTGCCGATCAGTTTGATTACAGGTGATGTGTGCATGGGGGTGTGTGCACTTCATTCAGTCTGCTCTCGTGTCAGTATGTGCAGGTAGAGAAGATAaagggaaaggaaaaaaaaagggggcTATGGACGGAGCAATGGCGGGACGGAACACTGGGCCTTCATGCATGGGCCCGGGGCCCGTCCTGCAGGGCTTCTCTGGTTACCTCATCAGGGGAAGTCGGGGAGACAGGGGTGAGGGGGGTGTCTGGGCTTTCCACCTGAACTACATCCACCTTAAAGGAAAGAGTTAATATCATCATAACGGGCCTGCAAGAAAAGAGTTAACCCTAAATAGCCGCCTACAGGAATGGTCTTCCAGAGAGTGGCAGTACTGCTCAGCAGTGGTCCACCCTGAAGTTCTGTAGGGCCAATATGGTGAGAAGTGATCCAATCGACTCTATCAAGTTTAGTTTTGAGTGAGGATACTGTGGTTTAGACACAGATTTAGACACATGCCCTTCGACTGTAcagctgtttacacctggcatttcTATACGCCTCAAAAATGTGCCTCTAGTGACCATTTGGGACTCAATTTTGGGATTGAAATGGAAGGCACTGCTCAGATTTACTACATCCGTTGCTTGCTGCAAAATGTCCCCTGGGTTTGACTGGGAACAAGGGCTGGGGAAACGTTCCTTTGGCACTTCATATTACACAGACTTTAAAGCCTCTTTTAAAGTCTGTGAGAAGCTAAGACACCAATGCATGTTTTGGTCACTTGGTTTGAAGACACTTTAAGCAGCTATACAAGACAAATTTCAAGCCCGCTACATTAAACTGAAGCTCCTGcacattgtgtgaaaatgtcacacacacactgctttcacttCTGTATCAGACAGAGAACCTCAGAGAAGATATGGTTAACAACTTCTGCTATGATCTCAAGTTCCACCCTCCTTTTACCCATGCAAACTTCACCTCTAGACT
Coding sequences within it:
- the snx9b gene encoding sorting nexin-9b isoform X2; translation: MATQAQVLYDFTAEPGNNELTVREGETVTITNQSIGGGWIEAKNSRGEVGLVPEDYVELNKPQPFAAGGSTAPLDLSFFDSQTPAPATATQSQTSNGNDPWAVFDSNASGGFSNNWAAQPEGTETGKNSNNAWGSSSYGHPQAYQGPGAEDDEWDDEWDDRKSSGGYAEGDTGEGGAINRGGVHGSSMKIALNKFPGFSKSGPELYLLSKQTAKGNKLCVYTGEVGPVWEYPETQLDCVVADPKKGSKMYGLKSYIEYQVTPNTTNKPVNHRYKHFDWLYERLLDKFGSAIPIPCLPDKQVTGRFEEEFIKMRMERLQAWMTRMCRHPVVSNSEVFQLFLTYKDEKDWKMGKRKAEKDETIGVMIFSTIEPEGLPDLDLLEVEQKCEQFSRFTKAMDDGVKDLLTVGNEHWKRCTGPLPKEYQRIGKAFQNLSSVFNSSGYEGEATLTDALTAAGKTYEEIAQMVAEQPRKDLHFLMETNNEYKGLLGCFPDTIGVHKAAIEKVKEADKLVATSKITPADKVTMGKRASSMSYALQAEMNHFHSNRIYDYNRVMQQYLEEQVKFYETIAEKLRHAHSQFTTM
- the snx9b gene encoding sorting nexin-9b isoform X1: MATQAQVLYDFTAEPGNNELTVREGETVTITNQSIGGGWIEAKNSRGEVGLVPEDYVELNKPQPFAAGGSTAPLDLSFFDSQTPAPATATQSQVDVVQVESPDTPLTPVSPTSPDETSNGNDPWAVFDSNASGGFSNNWAAQPEGTETGKNSNNAWGSSSYGHPQAYQGPGAEDDEWDDEWDDRKSSGGYAEGDTGEGGAINRGGVHGSSMKIALNKFPGFSKSGPELYLLSKQTAKGNKLCVYTGEVGPVWEYPETQLDCVVADPKKGSKMYGLKSYIEYQVTPNTTNKPVNHRYKHFDWLYERLLDKFGSAIPIPCLPDKQVTGRFEEEFIKMRMERLQAWMTRMCRHPVVSNSEVFQLFLTYKDEKDWKMGKRKAEKDETIGVMIFSTIEPEGLPDLDLLEVEQKCEQFSRFTKAMDDGVKDLLTVGNEHWKRCTGPLPKEYQRIGKAFQNLSSVFNSSGYEGEATLTDALTAAGKTYEEIAQMVAEQPRKDLHFLMETNNEYKGLLGCFPDTIGVHKAAIEKVKEADKLVATSKITPADKVTMGKRASSMSYALQAEMNHFHSNRIYDYNRVMQQYLEEQVKFYETIAEKLRHAHSQFTTM